From the genome of Nicotiana sylvestris chromosome 2, ASM39365v2, whole genome shotgun sequence, one region includes:
- the LOC138882209 gene encoding uncharacterized protein — MVTGILSVCSFDALALIDPESTHSYVSSYFALRFSRHPELLNDPFLVAIPVGESILAEYVYRGCQIRVEGRDILVDLIMIDFDMLMGMDWLSSCYDIVNFHAKIVKFEIRNEPSFVLKRGQETFSIENVPAVREFSNVFSEDLPGLPPVQEIDFGIDLPPDAQLISILPYQMALAELRDLKQQL, encoded by the exons ATGGTTACAGGTATTCTTTCTGTCTGTTCATTTGATGCacttgcgttgattgatccggaaTCTACTCACTCCTATGTGTCCTCGTACTTTGCTTTGAGGTTTAGTAGACATCCTGAGCTATTGAATGATCCTTTTCTAGTTGCTATTCCTGTTGGAGAGTCCATATTAGCTGAATACGTGTATCGTGGTTGTCAGATTCGGGTTGAGGGTAGAGATATTTTAGTTGACCTTATTATGATTGACTTTGACATGttgatgggaatggattggttatcttcttgCTATGATATCGTCAattttcatgcaaagatagttAAATTTGAGATACGAAATGAACCCAGTTTTGTTCTAAAAAGGGGTCAG GAAACATTTAGTATAGAAAATGTACCAGCAGTGAGAGAATTTTCTAATGTATTTTCTGAGGATTTACCAGGATTGCCTCCAGTACAAGAAatagattttggtattgatttgccaCCTGACGCACAGCTTATATCAATACTTCCATATCAGATGGCACTAGCAGAGTTGAGGGATCTAAAGCAACAGTTGTAG
- the LOC104234857 gene encoding uncharacterized protein, with translation MATVSAFWVCRAKSHSQIPHSSSIALPQLFPIQFVQFQRNGSNGVGYSYSRSLVKAKAPLRNTRIWSAAEEEGATAVVDEASAAPTTTVDQTVSVSVSPSDVLTMFFQAEGTMSEAAVPNVTKALEEIEGITDLKVQVVEGIASVELTKQTTIQATGVSSSLVETIQGSGFKLQTLNLSFQDEEDIS, from the exons ATGGCCACCGTCTCAGCATTTTGGGTTTGCAGAGCAAAATCTCATTCTCAAATTCCCCATTCTTCATCTATTGCTCTTCCTCAATTGTTCCCAATTCAATTCGTTCAGTTCCAAAGGAACGGGAGCAATGGCGTCGGCTATTCTTACTCTCGGAGTTTGGTGAAAGCGAAGGCACCTTTGAGAAATACTAGGATATGGTCCGCTGCTGAGGAAGAAGGTGCCACTGCTGTTGTTGATGAAGCATCTGCTGCTCCGACAACTACCGTTGATCAGACTGTTTCTGTTTCCGTCTCCCCTTCCGATGTCCTCACCATGTTCTTTCAG GCAGAAGGAACAATGAGTGAAGCAGCTGTTCCTAATGTGACTAAGGCTTTAGAG GAGATAGAAGGCATTACAGATCTCAAAGTTCAAGTTGTTGAGGGCATTGCAAGCGTGGAG TTAACAAAGCAAACGACAATACAAGCTACAGGGGTCTCTTCCAGTTTGGTTGAAACTATACAAGGTTCAGGCTTCAAGTTGCAAACATTGAATCTCAGCTTTCAGGATGAAGAAGATATTAGCTAA
- the LOC104234856 gene encoding uncharacterized protein isoform X1, which yields MGDEKDAFYVVRKGDVIGVYKNLSDLQALLRTSVGEPAMSVFKGYRLAKESEEYLASHGLKNAMYSMDFSDVRDDLFGILIPCPFRQPGSSKDKIIGKNFQEKRMQTEVVASPSFSAAGQQKHAKLDNFLEVPPISSYCLPYMQCSCTLEFDGASKGNPGLAGAGAVLHAGDGSMVFRLREGVGVATNNVAEYRGLILGLKYAIEKGFKHIKVQGDSKLVCMQTQGIWKCKNQNMAELSKIVKELKDQFISFQINHILREGNTEADAQANLAVYLKNGEIQVECDMK from the exons ATGGGGGACGAAAAGGACGCTTTTTATGTTGTTCGTAAAGGGGATGTGATCGGTGTTTATAAGAACTTGAGCGATTTACAAGCTCTGCTCCGAACTTCT GTTGGCGAACCAGCCATGAGTGTTTTTAAAGGGTACCGCCTGGCTAAGGAATCTGAAGAGTATCTGGCCTCTCATGGACTCAAGAATGCAATGTATTCTATGGATTTCAGCGATGTCCGAGATGATCTCTTTGGGATACTTATCCCATGTCCTTTTCGG CAACCTGGCTCTTCCAAAGATAAAATTATTGGGAAGAATTTTCAGGAGAAGAGGATGCAG ACGGAGGTGGTGGCATCTCCTTCGTTTTCAGCTGCTGGTCAGCAAAAACATGCCAAATTAGACAATTTCCTTGAAGTTCCCCCAATTTCATCATATTGT CTCCCCTATATGCAGTGTTCTTGCACTCTTGAGTTTGATGGGGCTTCAAAGGGGAATCCTGGACTAGCTGGTGCCGGGGCTGTTCTACATGCTGGTGATGGAAGTATG GTTTTCCGGTTGCGTGaaggtgtgggtgttgcaacTAACAATGTTGCTGAATACAGAGGCCTAATCTTAGGGCTAAAATATGCTATTGAGAAAGGTTTCAAACATATTAAAGTTCAGGGCGACTCAAAACTTGTCTGCATGCAG ACTCAGGGAATCTGGAAATGTAAGAACCAGAACATGGCTGAGCTATCCAAGATCGTCAAAGAGCTTAAAGATCAGTTTATATCATTCCAGATCAACCATATATTAAGA GAAGGCAATACTGAAGCTGATGCCCAGGCAAATTTAGCTGTGTATCTCAAGA ATGGTGAAATTCAAGTGGAATGTGACATGAAATAA
- the LOC104234856 gene encoding uncharacterized protein isoform X2 — translation MGDEKDAFYVVRKGDVIGVYKNLSDLQALLRTSVGEPAMSVFKGYRLAKESEEYLASHGLKNAMYSMDFSDVRDDLFGILIPCPFRQPGSSKDKIIGKNFQEKRMQTEVVASPSFSAAGQQKHAKLDNFLEVPPISSYCCSCTLEFDGASKGNPGLAGAGAVLHAGDGSMVFRLREGVGVATNNVAEYRGLILGLKYAIEKGFKHIKVQGDSKLVCMQTQGIWKCKNQNMAELSKIVKELKDQFISFQINHILREGNTEADAQANLAVYLKNGEIQVECDMK, via the exons ATGGGGGACGAAAAGGACGCTTTTTATGTTGTTCGTAAAGGGGATGTGATCGGTGTTTATAAGAACTTGAGCGATTTACAAGCTCTGCTCCGAACTTCT GTTGGCGAACCAGCCATGAGTGTTTTTAAAGGGTACCGCCTGGCTAAGGAATCTGAAGAGTATCTGGCCTCTCATGGACTCAAGAATGCAATGTATTCTATGGATTTCAGCGATGTCCGAGATGATCTCTTTGGGATACTTATCCCATGTCCTTTTCGG CAACCTGGCTCTTCCAAAGATAAAATTATTGGGAAGAATTTTCAGGAGAAGAGGATGCAG ACGGAGGTGGTGGCATCTCCTTCGTTTTCAGCTGCTGGTCAGCAAAAACATGCCAAATTAGACAATTTCCTTGAAGTTCCCCCAATTTCATCATATTGT TGTTCTTGCACTCTTGAGTTTGATGGGGCTTCAAAGGGGAATCCTGGACTAGCTGGTGCCGGGGCTGTTCTACATGCTGGTGATGGAAGTATG GTTTTCCGGTTGCGTGaaggtgtgggtgttgcaacTAACAATGTTGCTGAATACAGAGGCCTAATCTTAGGGCTAAAATATGCTATTGAGAAAGGTTTCAAACATATTAAAGTTCAGGGCGACTCAAAACTTGTCTGCATGCAG ACTCAGGGAATCTGGAAATGTAAGAACCAGAACATGGCTGAGCTATCCAAGATCGTCAAAGAGCTTAAAGATCAGTTTATATCATTCCAGATCAACCATATATTAAGA GAAGGCAATACTGAAGCTGATGCCCAGGCAAATTTAGCTGTGTATCTCAAGA ATGGTGAAATTCAAGTGGAATGTGACATGAAATAA
- the LOC104234854 gene encoding xyloglucan glycosyltransferase 4 — protein sequence MAPSSVVVTIENPKSISLVEINDLNSPAFRDKNKAANPKRFTKVLLLKAQRTLGCIPWLANSLCTTFASVKKRIALSDKNDEDPKYRGKLYRFIRAFLAISVVALFIEIFAYFNQWQLNLVNPWEVQSLWQWTYMAWISFRVDYIAPTLASLTTFCIVLFLIQSVDRLLLCLGCFWIKLRKIKPIISEDASDPEDGSNFPMVLVQIPMCNEKEVFAQSIGAVCQLDWPKERFLVQVLDDSDDEVLQQMIRNECLSWKEKGVNIIYRHRFIRTGYKAGNLKSAMACDYVQDYEFVAIFDADFQPNPDFLKLTVPHFKGKPDVGLVQARWTFVNKDENLLTRLQNINLCFHFEVEQQVNGHYLNFFGFNGTAGVWRIKALEESGGWLERTTVEDMDIAVRAHLCGWKFIYVDDVRALCELPESYEAYKKQQHRWHSGPMQLFRLCLPSILKSKISVWKKANLIFLFFLLRKLILPFYSFTLFCIILPLTMFIPEAELPPWVICYIPIVMSILNILPSPKSFPFLMPYLLFENTMSVTKFNAMVSGLFQLGSAYEWVVTKKTGRASESDLLALAERESKNMNEEKISRRLSESGLELFGKLKEHEEVPKKKKANKIYRKELALAFLLLTAAARSLLSAQGIHFYYLLFQGLTFLIVGLDLIGEQVS from the exons ATGGCACCAAGCTCTGTAGTTGTCACTATAGAGAATCCAAAGAGCATTTCTTTAGTTGAAATCAATGATTTGAATTCACCAGCTTTTAGGGATAAAAACAAGGCTGCAAATCCGAAAAGATTTACTAAAGTTCTCCTTCTCAAAGCCCAAAGAACTCTTGGTTGTATTCCTTGGTTAGCTAATAGTTTGTGCACTACTTTTGCTTCTGTTAAAAAAAGGATTGCTTTATCAGATAAGAATGATGAAGACCCTAAATACAGGGGAAAATTGTACAGATTTATTAGAGCTTTTCTTGCTATTTCAGTGGTGGCTTTGTTTATTGAAATATTTGCTTATTTCAATCAGTGGCAGTTAAATTTGGTTAATCCTTGGGAAGTTCAAAGCCTTTGGCAATGGACTTATATGGCTTGGATTTCTTTTAGAGTTGATTATATTGCTCCTACCCTTGCTTCACTTACTACATTTTGCATTGTGCTTTTCCTCATTCAATCCGTAGATCGACTACTTCTTTGCCTTGGTTGTTTCTGGATCAAGTTAAGGAAAATCAAGCCAATTATCAGTGAAGATGCAAGTGATCCTGAGGATGGATCCAATTTCCCTATGGTTCTTGTACAGATTCCTATGTGCAATGAAAAAGAG GTTTTCGCGCAATCAATAGGAGCTGTTTGTCAGCTGGATTGGCCAAAAGAAAGATTCTTGGTCCAAGTATTGGATGATTCAGATGATGAAGTGCTGCAGCAAATGATCAGGAATGAATGTTTATCTTGGAAAGAGAAAGGGGTCAATATCATCTACAGACATCGATTCATTCGAACTGGTTACAAAGCTGGAAATCTTAAATCAGCTATGGCTTGTGACTATGTTCAGGACTATGAATTTGTTGCAATTTTTGATGCGGATTTCCAACCGAATCCTGATTTCCTTAAATTGACAGTACCTCATTTTAAG GGAAAGCCGGATGTTGGACTAGTTCAAGCACGATGGACTTTCGTTAATAAGGACGAAAACTTACTTACTAGGCTTCAGAACATCAACTTGTGCTTTCATTTTGAGGTGGAGCAGCAAGTAAATGGTCACTATCTCAATTTCTTTGGATTCAATGGAACAGCTGGTGTTTGGAGAATTAAGGCTTTGGAGGAATCCGGAGGTTGGTTGGAACGAACAACTGTAGAGGACATGGATATCGCCGTCAGAGCACACTTGTGTGGCTGGAAATTTATCTATGTTGATGACGTAAGGGCGCTTTGTGAGTTGCCAGAATCATATGAAGCTTACAAAAAGCAGCAGCACCGTTGGCATTCTGGTCCAATGCAGCTCTTTAGACTATGTCTTCCTTCAATCTTGAAGTCCAAG ATCTCTGTCTGGAAGAAGGCCAACCTGATATTCCTATTCTTTCTTCTAAGGAAGCTGATATTACCTTTTTACTCATTCACACTGTTCTGTATTATACTTCCACTAACAATGTTCATACCAGAAGCCGAGTTACCCCCTTGGGTGATCTGTTATATCCCTATAGTCATGTCCATTTTGAACATCCTTCCATCGCCAAAGTCTTTCCCTTTCCTAATGCCATACCTTCTATTCGAGAACACAATGTCCGTGACAAAATTCAATGCCATGGTGTCGGGGCTATTTCAGTTAGGCAGCGCCTACGAATGGGTAGTCACCAAGAAAACAGGTAGAGCATCTGAGTCGGACTTACTAGCACTTGCTGAGAGGGAATCGAAGAATATGAACGAAGAGAAAATTTCAAGAAGGTTGTCTGAATCTGGTCTAGAACTATTCGGAAAATTAAAAGAACACGAAGAGGTGCCCAAGAAAAAGAAGGCAAACAAAATCTACAGGAAGGAATTAGCACTTGCTTTTCTTTTGCTCACTGCAGCTGCAAGAAGTCTGTTATCTGCACAGGGCATACATTTCTATTACTTGCTGTTTCAAGGTTTAACTTTTCTTATAGTTGGCTTGGATTTAATTGGAGAACAAGTCAGCTAA